Genomic DNA from Hordeum vulgare subsp. vulgare chromosome 2H, MorexV3_pseudomolecules_assembly, whole genome shotgun sequence:
CATTTCACGATGTGTTCTAGACACATCAATTTAAACAAATCGGAGACATCCGTTTGAAAGGAAGAAACAGAGAAACAGAGACACGGTAAGCAATGCCGCCGTTAATCCGAATAACCTGACCGTTGACCCATTCGGCCGCGTCGGTGCAGAGGAACCCGACCGCAGGCGCGATGTCGCCGACCTCGCCAAGCCGCCCCATCGGGTGCCCGGCCCTGAACCTCTCCACCGCCTCATCGCTCTTCCCCTCGAAGAAGAGCTCTGTCGCCACGGGCCCCGGCGCGACGCAGTTCACCGTCACCCGCCCCGATCCGAGCTCCTTGGCGGCTACCCTCACCATGGCTTCCACAACCGCCTTGGACGTCGCGTAGCCAGGGAGCAGCGTCGCCGCCAGCGTCGAGGA
This window encodes:
- the LOC123428914 gene encoding NADPH-dependent aldehyde reductase-like protein, chloroplastic, with amino-acid sequence MPPSFSYLSSRAAESAFGGAAHILVACAGMGIGTYPSLANTATADFDSVFAVNTRGAFLCLREAANRLRRGGGGRIVAVSSTLAATLLPGYATSKAVVEAMVRVAAKELGSGRVTVNCVAPGPVATELFFEGKSDEAVERFRAGHPMGRLGEVGDIAPAVGFLCTDAAEWVNGQVIRINGGIAYRVSVSLFLPFKRMSPICLN